A part of Aegilops tauschii subsp. strangulata cultivar AL8/78 chromosome 2, Aet v6.0, whole genome shotgun sequence genomic DNA contains:
- the LOC141040642 gene encoding uncharacterized protein: MAEEPSAKRRCGETSDQSIKEEQSIKEDDVQVPGEKRDYTTKLDKVELHGKETLEVVCTSNPDTADETLRRLFMKAAGMYPRFVGVDVEYTRDDEPPQYAAVLQLCVEELCLVYHIAAATKWPKRLKSFLQEKKLFTFAGFSIQNDKEMLKMSGLEINPEKYIDIQKNYRVPYGCRKKPYDSLADVAASVIHPFYQNMKKKVNRTEDHKLWGISPLPDYLIEYAAKDAYATYKAWKIIDNIKSGVEISEAQEADPYYHSHYAA, translated from the exons ATGGCGGAGGAGCCGTCTGCTAAGCGTCGGTGTGGCGAGACGTCCGACCAGAGCATCAAGGAAGAGCAGAGCATCAAGGAAGACGACGTTCAGGTCCCCGGTGAGAAGCGCGACTACACCACCAAACTTGACAAGGTGGAACTCCATGGCAAAGAGACGCTGGAGGTCGTCTGCACCAGCAATCCAGACACTGCCGACGAAACGCTCAGGAGACTCTTCATGAAAGCCGCCGGCATGTATCCTAGATTCGTCGGCGTTGATGTGGAGTATACCAGGGATGACGAACCTCCGCAGTACGCAGCAGTTCTGCAGTTATGCGTGGAGGAACTCTGCCTGGTGTACCACATCGCTGCGGCCACAAAATG GCCCAAGCGCCTCAAGAGCTTCCTCCAGGAGAAGAAGTTGTTCACCTTTGCCGGTTTCAGCATTCAGAATGACAAAGAGATGCTGAAGATGTCTGGTTTGGAGATCAACCCCGAAAAGTACATTGACATTCAGAAAAACTATAGAGTTCCATATGGCTGCAGAAAGAAGCCGTACGACTCCTTGGCTGATGTTGCAGCCAGCGTCATCCACCCATTTTACCAAAACATGAAGAAGAAGGTCAACAGGACCGAAGACCATAAACTGTGGGGGATCAGCCCGCTGCCAGACTACCTCATCGAGTACGCAGCGAAGGATGCGTACGCCACCTACAAGGCTTGGAAGATAATAGACAACATCAAATCAGGTGTGGAAATTTCAGAAGCACAGGAGGCTGACCCCTACTATCACTCCCACTACGCGGCATGA